The Phacochoerus africanus isolate WHEZ1 chromosome X, ROS_Pafr_v1, whole genome shotgun sequence genome has a segment encoding these proteins:
- the NDP gene encoding norrin → MRNHVLAASFSMLSLLALMGDTDSKTDSSFMMDSDPRRCMRHHYVDSISHPLYKCSSKMVLLARCEGHCSQASRSEPLVSFSTVLKQPFRSSCHCCRPQTSKLKALRLRCSGGMRLTATYRYILSCHCEECSS, encoded by the exons ATGAGAAATCATGTACTAGCTGCATCCTTTTCTATGCTCTCCCTGCTGGCACTAATGGGAGATACAGACAGCAAAACAGACAGCTCATTCATGATGGACTCGGATCCTCGACGCTGCATGAGGCACCACTATGTCGATTCTATCAGTCACCCGTTGTACAAGTGTAGCTCAAAG ATGGTACTCCTGGCCAGGTGTGAGGGGCACTGCAGCCAGGCGTCGCGCTCCGAGCCCTTGGTCTCCTTCAGCACTGTCCTCAAGCAGCCCTTCCGCTCCTCCTGTCACTGCTGCCGGCCCCAGACCTCCAAGCTGAAGGCACTGCGGCTGCGCTGTTCGGGGGGCATGCGCCTCACGGCCACCTACCGGTACATCCTGTCCTGTCACTGTGAGGAGTGCAGCTCCTGA